GTTGAATTCAAACACAGGTGCCGATAATCTAATGAGTTCTCCACTGGGACATTTAACTTTATAATACTCCTCATTGATCCTTAGAAACATGAAATTGTCTAAGAAGTAATATCCAGAAACTGTCAGCTGTTTCTCAACGGTACCGTTCCCCATACTTAAAAATTTCACCATAGAATCTTCAAGGACAAGGAGTGAGCTATTACAATAGAAAAAGTTTTCTCCTTTTGCAGTCCACGTTAAGGAAATGTTCCCATGAAAATTCGCTAATGACTCGTTGGTATTTTCCAAGAACCTCTTTTGATTCCTTTCATGAGTATGATTAATGCCTATAATTAATGTTAGCACAACAAAAATAATAAATACATGGGGGAAAATGTGCTTCATATTTAAGGTCATGATGCCGTCCCCCGCCTTCTCGTTAGGATTATAAGAGAAAGTAAAATTATAAACCCATCCCCGCATATGACCCTCCTTGTAACGCTCTTTGTTTCAGTTACAGTTACTGTACTTGTTTTCGTTTTAACTATGGTTTTGGTTACTGTTTCAGTTTTTGTCAAAGTTCTTGCATACTTATTAAAAAGGAGCTTAATTTCACCATTTTGTGAACCAATCACGATATATTTTCCATCTCTTGAAATTTCAACACTTGACCATTCTCCAACTTCAGATTCCCAGAGAATTTTGCCCTCGTTATTAAAAAGATAAACCCTGCTTCCAACGACAGCTACAACGAATTCACCATTTTGAGATGTCGAAACATCAAAATAATAAAACACTCCACTTGCATCACTAATTCCACTACCAAAAGAATAGTACGAGATCGGACTTAAAACTTGAGACCACAGAACATTCCCACTCTTATCAAAAAGATACACATGGGTTGTTCCAACTGTTGTACTCCCCAAAACTTCTCCAGTCTCAACAGATTCAACAGCTATATAGTTGTTACTTTCAGATATCCCCACGTCCAATATGTTACCCTCTACAGAATAACTCCAGAGCAACTTCCCATTATTTTCAAAAACGTGTAGCTTTGAGCCCACACCGACGACGACATAGTTTCCATCAGCTGACACAGAGAGAGGATAAATCCTCCCGCTGAGCCTTTGAGTCCATATTAGTTTCTCATCTTCAAAGAAATACAGAATTCCGTTTTCTGTACCTACCGCTATGTAGCAACCACAAGAAGATACTGACGCCCCAATTGATTCATTAAACATCAATCGGGCGATTAATTTTCCATTTCTATCAAGGATGTAGAGTTCTTTCTTCCCTACTCCGATAACTTTTTCCCCATATTCTGAAATTAAAATTCTCTCTATATTCGATATATTTTTGTACTCCCACAAAAGTTCTCCATCTCCAGCAAGCAGGGCAATATCCTTTCCTCCCACAGCTACATAATTGTTCTTTGAGAAGGACAGGGAAGACATGCCTTCACGTTTCCAAAGCAAGCTCCCATTTCTATTAAACACATAAACTCTTTCTCCGTTAGATGTTCCAATTGCAGCTATGTAAGAACCATCAGGTGACATTTTCACTCTATCAATAAAGTCCTTTGTGTTGTACATCCATTGAGATTCAAGTTGAACCAGAGACATAAAAACGAGAAACAAAATGATAGAGGAAAAAGCCTTCATTTAAAATCCCCCTATTTTTTTGCAAAATATTGAGATGCAGTGTCATCTGGTGCAAAACATCCTCTACAATGTGCATTCGCCCATTCACATGCCAAGCCACAATCCCCCCTATATTTGCATGCTAGTACGTAAGGCCATACCATTAAATTAGTTACCATCGAATATGGTGGATTCTGTGGATTTGTAGGTAGCTCTCTAAGCCAACTTTTTGAGGGATGACAGTAACCTGTGCTCATATAACAGTTATACTGAAAGATTAGATGAGTTTGTTGGTAGGTATGGGCCTCTCTATTATATGCGGTAGCAGTATAAAAGAATTTTATTTGGATTGATCTTATATTGAGGTTGTATTTTCTGCTCATATAATCAACGTAAGGTTTATATGTTTCGAAAATCGCACTTGGGCTATTACTAGAGGGGAATTTGTATAAACAGTAGTCCGCAACATGGGAGCTTCCACTGGGATATGTATCGGAATACATTCCTATCCATACCACAGCAGGTCTAAGATTTACAAAACGAGTTCCATCACCTAATGGATGCCCAAGGGGATCTGGACAACAGCTCACTACTTCACCCTTTCTAATTTCTCTACAAACATACACAATATTGCCGTTCTCAGTCTTTTTCCAACATTCCCACGGAGAAGGCGTGGATCCTAAGGGAGCTATGCCAAACATTGTACTATAGAGTATTTGCTTCTGTCTGGTTCTCTCCAGCGCCTCATATGTGTACAGTTCATCTCTTTTCCTTAAATATTGATAAATCTCGTTCCAAAGTTTTCTTTTTTCCTTGATTATTTGTAGAACATTATTGATCGAAGCTTGGTTGTTCTTAATTTTTTTGAATGTTGTTTGAAGCTCATATTCTAAGTCCATTATTTTATTAAACGTATCTTCCGCTAGATACCAGTATAGTTCAGCTATGTCACTTGGAGTTTTTATCTTTCTATTTATTCTATTTGTTGGTAACAATCTCTGAATATCCATAGTATAATTATTAACAATTGCTTCAGTGTCGTAAGTAGTGTAAAGGCTTCTCTGATACCTCTTTAGAATCTCCTTTACAGTTTTTCGTCTCTTGTAGAACTCAAGTTCACTCTTTAAAAGCTGAACTTCATCCTCAAGCTTAACAATCTTCTCAAGAGTTTCAATGCTCTTAGTCCTGTTGAGTTCAGCGTAAAGCTTCTGCAATTCCTCTTCTTTTTGATTAATCACTTTGGTTAAATTCTCTATCTTTGCATTAACTTCACTTAAAGCTTTATCAACATCAAAACTCTGACAGCAAGAATCACACTTCTCAGTCTTAACTTGCAAATCCCTGACTTCTTGGAAGTTCTCTTGAGCAAAAACTAAATTCCCAAAAACCAACAACACAAGGATGCCCAAAACTACCCACTTCCGCATTCTGCCCCCCCCAAACAAGATCATCAATAATACCATATGCAGAAGTAGTATAAATACTTTTCCAATTACGAACTAAACAAAAAACAAATTACAACCACCAACATCAAAATACAAAATTCCCAAAACAACAAAGTAAAAACAAATTACTCAAAACTTTTGATTGGATATTTTTAGCAAGAACTTAGGGACTTAGATTGTTAAGATAGACAAAACCATTTAAACCTCAAGAACATATTCACCATAGGTGATATTCATGAAATTGAAGGAACCGATTATTGCAATCAATTTTAAAACATATGCCCAAGCTACTGGAGAAGGGGCTTTGAGAATAGCTAAAGCCGCTGAAAAAGTTTACAAGGAGACGGGGATAACAATTGTAGTTGCTCCGCAGTTAGCTGACCTCTACAGAATAGCCCAAGAAGTTGAGATTCCAGTCTTTGCCCAGCATATTGATCCAATAAAGCCCGGCAGTCATACGGGTCACGTTCTACCAGAGGCCGTTAAAGAGGCTGGAGCTGTCGGAACTCTGTTAAACCATTCAGAAAACAGAATGATTTTGGCTGATTTGGAGGCCGCAATCAGGAGAGCTGAAGAAGTTGGCTTAATGACAATGGTCTGTTCAAACAACCCAAAGGTTTCAGCCGCTGTTGCTGCATTAGACCCAGATTATGTTGCTGTTGAACCCCCAGAGCTCATAGGAACCGGCATACCGGTGAGCAAAGCAAAACCTGAAGTTATTACGGACACTGTTGAGCTTGTTAAAAAGGTCAACCCAGAGGTAAAAGTTCTCTGTGGTGCTGGAATTTCAACAGGTGAAGACGTCAAAAAGGCGTTAGAGCTCGGAACAGTTGGAGTCCTCTTAGCAAGCGGAGTTACAAAAGCAAAAGATCCAGAAAAAGCAATTTGGGATTTAGTTTCCCTGATTGTCTGAATCTTCTCTGTTTTTAATGCTTATTTCCTTGAAACAGGTTATGTTCCTTCAATAACTATCAAATCAGCCTCAATATCTTCAAGAGAGGAATTCCAGCCACCAACCACATACCTTTTCCCATCTTCAGTTTCAACTGTGATATTGGAAATAACCTTAGCCTTGTCCTCATAATAATCCACGATCCTGCCTTCAATCTCTACAGGCTCCTTGCTTTTAACAAACTTTCCTATGATTCTAACTTTTGAGTTCACTAAGTTGAAGAGTCGTATATCCCTGACCAATTTTCTTATGTGAATGTATTCCCTTGGAAGGATGAGCTTTCTTTCTTCTTCATACACTGTCCTTCCAGTGGGCCAGAGAGCATGGTAAAAGTACCTGTCAAACATGAACAGCAAATTCTCGTCTTTGATTATCATGGCATAGCCATGGAGGCCAGAAGTTTTTGAGTTTAATGCTTCACTTGGAGCATAAATCCCAGTTTCCTTATCTTGGATCAGGATAAAGGGATCCGGAACTTCTCTAATCTTAATTTTATGAGCAACTGGGGGTACTTCACCAACGCCGTATACAAATAGATCTATCTCAACCCCCATTTTTTTCTTTTTTATTAGATCGTCTTGAATTCTCTTCAGGAAAGGAAGAGGGAGAGCAAGAGAAATGTGTCTCTTAGCGTTTTTGATCGCATCCTTTACATATTTTTCAAATGTTATCTTGCTTTTTACAACGATTATATTGCCTATTTCCCCATCCCTCGGATTGTAAATCTCTTTCAACATTTCTTTTACCAGGCTAACTTTTC
Above is a genomic segment from Thermococcus sp. SY098 containing:
- a CDS encoding TrmB family transcriptional regulator, producing MSEKELKGLLRELGFSEYEVSAYLTLIKEGPLTAGELATLSKVPQPRIYDVIRTLMGKGFVITIGGRPKKVVAVNPEKVFSEIERKYVRKVSLVKEMLKEIYNPRDGEIGNIIVVKSKITFEKYVKDAIKNAKRHISLALPLPFLKRIQDDLIKKKKMGVEIDLFVYGVGEVPPVAHKIKIREVPDPFILIQDKETGIYAPSEALNSKTSGLHGYAMIIKDENLLFMFDRYFYHALWPTGRTVYEEERKLILPREYIHIRKLVRDIRLFNLVNSKVRIIGKFVKSKEPVEIEGRIVDYYEDKAKVISNITVETEDGKRYVVGGWNSSLEDIEADLIVIEGT
- a CDS encoding DUF5711 family protein; translated protein: MKAFSSIILFLVFMSLVQLESQWMYNTKDFIDRVKMSPDGSYIAAIGTSNGERVYVFNRNGSLLWKREGMSSLSFSKNNYVAVGGKDIALLAGDGELLWEYKNISNIERILISEYGEKVIGVGKKELYILDRNGKLIARLMFNESIGASVSSCGCYIAVGTENGILYFFEDEKLIWTQRLSGRIYPLSVSADGNYVVVGVGSKLHVFENNGKLLWSYSVEGNILDVGISESNNYIAVESVETGEVLGSTTVGTTHVYLFDKSGNVLWSQVLSPISYYSFGSGISDASGVFYYFDVSTSQNGEFVVAVVGSRVYLFNNEGKILWESEVGEWSSVEISRDGKYIVIGSQNGEIKLLFNKYARTLTKTETVTKTIVKTKTSTVTVTETKSVTRRVICGDGFIILLSLIILTRRRGTAS
- the tpiA gene encoding triose-phosphate isomerase — its product is MKLKEPIIAINFKTYAQATGEGALRIAKAAEKVYKETGITIVVAPQLADLYRIAQEVEIPVFAQHIDPIKPGSHTGHVLPEAVKEAGAVGTLLNHSENRMILADLEAAIRRAEEVGLMTMVCSNNPKVSAAVAALDPDYVAVEPPELIGTGIPVSKAKPEVITDTVELVKKVNPEVKVLCGAGISTGEDVKKALELGTVGVLLASGVTKAKDPEKAIWDLVSLIV